A stretch of DNA from Candidatus Saganbacteria bacterium:
TTGTTGCTCAATCATTTAATAAGGATATTAGCCAATTGAGTTGTTGCGTGGAATAATTACTATATGAATAAAAAAACCAAACTCTGGTATCTCTCCAATATTAATTTATTCCAAGGGATGTCGCCGAAAGAAATGAAATGGGTGGAAGGAAAAACCAACATGAAACATTATGTGAAGGGAGAAAATCTTTATTCGACCGAGGGCTCGGGCGAACAAATTTATTTCCTGAAAGAGGGCTCGGTAAAGCTATCCACGCTTTCACCAGACGGCCAAGAATTTACTCGTGAGATTTTGCGGCCCGGCGACTTGTTCGGCGAGCTAATGCCGGATAACAGGTCCAAATTTCTGGATGAAAGCTACGCCCAGGCAATGGAAGAAACAATAATTTGCGCAATGTCGGAACGCAATTTTGAAGAGCTATTGAGAATGAAGCCCAATTTAACGGTTAGGTTGGTTAAGCTGATGGGGTTGAAGCTTCGTACAATCGAGGCCAAACTTACCGATCTTGTTTTTAAGAGCGTCAGAGAGAGATTGGCAGGCCTTCTTGTTAAATTGGCCGAAGAGTTCGGCCAAAAATTTGAAGGATTTTTGCGGATCGGGACAAGTGTCGCTCACCAGGAGATGGCAAATCTTATTGGTTCAAGCCGTGAAACCACGACGCTCACATTAAATGAGTTCAAAAGAGCAGGGATTATCGAAATCAAAGGTCGAGAGATCTTCATTAAAAATATATCAAGGCTTAAGTTCTAGTTTGGATTTTTCTTGATCTTATAATGGCAGGAAAACTTTTTTATAAAAGCGGAGGCC
This window harbors:
- a CDS encoding Crp/Fnr family transcriptional regulator — protein: MNKKTKLWYLSNINLFQGMSPKEMKWVEGKTNMKHYVKGENLYSTEGSGEQIYFLKEGSVKLSTLSPDGQEFTREILRPGDLFGELMPDNRSKFLDESYAQAMEETIICAMSERNFEELLRMKPNLTVRLVKLMGLKLRTIEAKLTDLVFKSVRERLAGLLVKLAEEFGQKFEGFLRIGTSVAHQEMANLIGSSRETTTLTLNEFKRAGIIEIKGREIFIKNISRLKF